One Peptostreptococcus equinus genomic window carries:
- the cysK gene encoding cysteine synthase A: MKNNVIELIGNTPLVNVSNINKNVYVKLENKNPGGSIKDRAVMGMILGMEERGELKPGDKIVEATSGNTGIATAMIGKNRGYGVTIIMPESMSQERRALVKAYGAELILTPAANGMQGTIDKMDELLDTNEYKSLGQFNNPDNPKYHYQTTGPEIYEDLQDVDIFVAGIGTGGTVSGIGKYLKEKNSSIKIYGVEPESSALINTGKAGTHKIQGIGANFIPENFDKDLVEEVLTISDQQAFDMARQVAVKEGILLGISAGANIAAAKMLAEKYPDQKVVTVAPDGAEKYMSMNLF; this comes from the coding sequence ATGAAGAATAATGTTATAGAATTAATTGGGAATACACCATTGGTAAATGTCTCAAATATAAATAAAAATGTATATGTAAAGTTAGAAAATAAAAATCCAGGTGGTTCTATTAAGGATAGAGCTGTAATGGGAATGATTTTAGGTATGGAAGAAAGAGGAGAATTAAAGCCAGGAGATAAAATTGTAGAAGCTACGAGTGGTAATACAGGCATAGCTACTGCGATGATAGGTAAAAATAGAGGTTACGGCGTAACAATAATAATGCCAGAATCTATGAGCCAAGAAAGAAGAGCTTTAGTAAAGGCTTATGGAGCTGAATTAATACTTACACCAGCGGCTAATGGTATGCAGGGAACAATAGATAAGATGGATGAACTGCTTGATACCAATGAATACAAATCTTTGGGACAGTTCAACAATCCAGATAATCCAAAATATCATTATCAGACAACTGGACCTGAAATATATGAAGATCTGCAAGATGTAGATATATTTGTAGCTGGTATAGGAACAGGTGGTACTGTCAGTGGAATAGGAAAATACCTAAAGGAAAAAAATTCGAGCATTAAGATATACGGTGTTGAACCTGAAAGCTCAGCACTTATAAATACAGGTAAAGCAGGAACACATAAGATACAGGGTATAGGTGCAAACTTTATACCAGAAAATTTTGACAAAGACTTGGTCGAAGAAGTTCTAACAATTAGTGATCAGCAGGCTTTTGATATGGCTAGACAAGTAGCTGTAAAAGAAGGAATTTTATTAGGTATTTCAGCAGGTGCCAATATTGCAGCAGCAAAAATGTTAGCAGAAAAATATCCAGATCAAAAAGTTGTGACTGTAGCCCCAGATGGAGCAGAAAAATACATGTCAATGAATCTATTTTAA
- the epsC gene encoding serine O-acetyltransferase EpsC translates to MKMIKNIDFILENDPAAGGGKIKFFNRLKVFIIYPSVHALIGHSVSHALSNMGLKFLARLNSQIMRFFTGIEIHPGAKIGHSIMIDHGMGVVIGETAEVGNRVILYQGVTLGGTGNHTGKRHPTIGDGVFIGSGAKVLGPVTLGNNVKVGANSVVLRDIPANSTVVGIPGKIVKTKNEKINSKVIELDSVVGSEMYYI, encoded by the coding sequence ATGAAAATGATTAAAAATATAGACTTTATATTGGAAAATGATCCAGCAGCAGGTGGAGGAAAAATTAAGTTTTTTAATAGACTAAAAGTATTTATTATATATCCTTCAGTACATGCTTTAATTGGGCATAGTGTATCACATGCATTGAGCAATATGGGATTAAAGTTTTTGGCTAGACTTAACTCACAAATAATGAGATTTTTTACTGGAATAGAAATACATCCAGGTGCTAAAATAGGACATAGTATAATGATAGATCATGGTATGGGTGTAGTAATTGGTGAGACAGCAGAAGTTGGAAATAGAGTTATTTTGTATCAAGGTGTTACTCTAGGAGGAACAGGAAATCATACAGGAAAAAGACACCCAACTATAGGCGATGGTGTTTTTATAGGTTCAGGTGCAAAAGTATTAGGTCCAGTAACACTGGGAAACAATGTAAAGGTTGGAGCCAATAGTGTAGTGCTAAGAGATATACCGGCAAATTCAACTGTAGTTGGAATACCAGGTAAGATAGTCAAAACAAAGAATGAAAAAATAAACTCAAAAGTTATTGAATTGGATTCTGTAGTAGGATCAGAAATGTACTATATATAA
- a CDS encoding GtrA family protein has protein sequence MNFKENKSQYMKIMYELIKYGAVAVVSAIIDFGIFKLMIDYLKGYSTSKEIWIATIVARSISSFINYMLNKNFVFKENKDIKSTIFSYYGLCIFQMLCSGFFVGKLTIYVGLKPIISKLIVDCTIFIINFIIQKMFIFNRKRC, from the coding sequence ATGAATTTTAAAGAAAATAAATCTCAATATATGAAAATCATGTATGAGTTAATTAAGTATGGTGCTGTAGCGGTTGTATCAGCAATCATAGATTTTGGAATATTTAAATTGATGATAGATTATCTAAAGGGATATAGTACATCTAAGGAAATATGGATAGCAACTATAGTTGCCAGATCAATATCCTCGTTTATTAACTACATGCTAAATAAGAATTTTGTATTTAAAGAAAATAAAGATATAAAAAGTACAATTTTTTCTTACTATGGCTTGTGTATATTCCAGATGTTATGTTCCGGATTTTTTGTCGGTAAATTGACTATATATGTAGGGTTAAAACCGATTATTTCTAAATTAATAGTAGATTGTACAATATTTATTATTAATTTTATTATACAAAAAATGTTTATTTTTAATAGAAAGAGGTGCTAA
- a CDS encoding DUF3329 domain-containing protein, whose protein sequence is MKKEKNIINLGAIISISFILAFMYMLNRYTTYVADDFNNMFIDATRRISSISDIVETQILRYHDTNGRTVAHTIVQLQLLLFNKTQIEILNTIGFGIFIYLTYSMSRISDHIDSNSFIYKKELSSFILILLCFFMFWKFTPVFGQDFLWIIGTANYMWTSILVLLSLIIARRIAMKGGVKRNVFITFIGIILSFLSGWTNENSVPAFMFVLLYYIIKTKREKYDGFLDLILMFTSSLIGFVLMIFAPGNFVRLGAFPESPYFIPRMLNRFDKMFLYFKELLVVLTILAIIFLLLHRILNWRNNLEIEIFFLAGVGAYMAMIMSPTFPARAMISTVYYFIMVILLSLSYLREKNIYAFLIISLGMMIYSGIYFGQTYPDAIKANITYHKQYFGRESNILDKKKKGKLENIEVTALPAENKYMPAYKLGEVSKDKEFWINKSLDRYYGVKSIVLK, encoded by the coding sequence ATGAAAAAAGAAAAAAATATAATAAATTTAGGCGCAATAATCTCAATATCTTTTATTTTAGCTTTTATGTACATGCTAAATAGATATACAACATATGTTGCAGATGATTTTAATAATATGTTTATTGATGCAACTAGAAGGATATCTTCTATTTCTGATATTGTTGAGACTCAAATACTGAGGTATCATGATACCAATGGGAGAACTGTGGCTCATACAATTGTACAACTTCAATTACTACTATTTAATAAAACACAAATTGAAATTTTAAATACCATTGGTTTTGGAATTTTTATTTACTTAACATATTCAATGTCAAGAATAAGTGATCATATAGATAGTAACTCATTTATATATAAGAAAGAGCTTTCATCTTTTATCTTAATTTTATTATGTTTTTTTATGTTTTGGAAATTTACACCTGTATTCGGACAAGACTTTTTATGGATTATAGGCACTGCAAACTATATGTGGACTAGTATATTGGTATTATTAAGCCTGATAATAGCTAGAAGAATAGCGATGAAAGGTGGTGTAAAAAGAAATGTATTTATTACATTTATAGGAATCATTCTTTCATTTTTATCTGGGTGGACTAATGAAAATTCTGTACCAGCCTTTATGTTTGTATTGTTATATTATATTATCAAAACAAAAAGAGAAAAATATGATGGTTTCTTAGACCTTATTTTAATGTTTACATCTTCTCTTATAGGGTTTGTTTTGATGATTTTTGCTCCAGGTAACTTTGTAAGACTAGGAGCTTTTCCAGAGTCGCCATATTTTATACCAAGAATGTTAAATAGATTTGATAAAATGTTCTTATACTTTAAGGAATTACTTGTAGTTTTGACTATTCTTGCAATTATATTTTTATTATTACATAGAATTTTAAACTGGAGAAATAATTTGGAAATTGAAATATTTTTCTTAGCTGGTGTAGGTGCATATATGGCTATGATAATGTCTCCTACATTTCCAGCTAGAGCCATGATAAGTACGGTTTATTATTTCATAATGGTTATATTATTAAGTCTGTCATATTTAAGGGAAAAAAATATATATGCTTTTTTAATAATTTCACTAGGAATGATGATATATTCAGGAATATATTTTGGACAGACATACCCAGATGCTATAAAAGCAAATATTACTTATCATAAACAATATTTTGGAAGAGAAAGCAATATATTAGATAAAAAGAAGAAAGGTAAGCTAGAAAATATAGAAGTAACAGCTTTACCTGCAGAAAATAAATATATGCCAGCATACAAACTTGGAGAAGTTAGTAAAGACAAGGAGTTTTGGATAAATAAATCTTTAGATAGATATTATGGCGTTAAATCTATAGTTTTAAAGTAG
- a CDS encoding glycosyltransferase family 2 protein: MLLSLVVPCYNEEDIIEKFYKITSQYVRENKHINDYEFVFINDGSKDRTLEKLKKINSFDKKARYVSFSRNFGKEAAIYSGLQHSKGDLIVLMDADLQHPPYLLEEMSRKIVEESYDSVGAVRADRKGENKIRAYLSKKFYTFINSISDVKMEANSTDYRMMTRQFVDSVLSLSEYNRFTKGIFSWVGYNNATIKYENVERELGESKWNFFKLLKYSMEGIISFSTVPLMISSLLGFLLCFFSILIFLIFIIKYFVFGEIVKGFLTLICSIFLLGGVQLLSIGVLGQYLSKAYLEVKNRPVYIVKESSDINEKNKKYI; the protein is encoded by the coding sequence ATGCTTTTATCACTTGTAGTGCCTTGTTATAATGAAGAAGATATAATAGAAAAATTTTATAAAATTACATCTCAATATGTAAGAGAAAATAAACATATAAATGATTATGAGTTCGTATTTATAAATGATGGTTCTAAAGATAGGACTTTAGAAAAATTGAAAAAAATAAATAGTTTTGATAAAAAAGCAAGATATGTATCATTTTCAAGAAATTTTGGTAAAGAGGCAGCTATATATTCTGGTCTCCAACACTCAAAAGGCGATTTGATAGTACTAATGGATGCTGACCTTCAGCATCCTCCATATCTATTAGAAGAGATGTCAAGAAAAATCGTTGAGGAATCTTATGATAGTGTAGGTGCCGTAAGAGCAGATAGGAAAGGTGAAAATAAAATAAGAGCATATTTATCTAAAAAGTTTTACACTTTTATAAATTCTATATCAGATGTTAAAATGGAAGCCAATTCTACAGACTATAGAATGATGACAAGACAGTTTGTAGATTCGGTTCTTAGCCTAAGTGAATATAATAGATTCACAAAAGGGATATTCTCGTGGGTCGGGTATAATAATGCCACGATAAAATATGAAAATGTGGAGAGGGAATTAGGTGAAAGTAAATGGAATTTTTTCAAGCTTCTTAAATACTCTATGGAAGGAATAATATCATTTTCTACAGTTCCATTAATGATTTCAAGTTTGTTGGGATTTTTGTTATGCTTTTTCTCAATACTTATATTTTTGATATTTATAATTAAGTATTTTGTTTTTGGTGAAATAGTAAAGGGATTTTTAACACTTATCTGTTCTATATTCCTATTGGGTGGAGTACAGTTATTAAGTATAGGGGTATTAGGACAGTACTTATCTAAAGCATACTTAGAAGTAAAAAATAGACCAGTGTATATAGTAAAAGAAAGTTCAGATATAAATGAAAAAAATAAAAAATATATATAA
- a CDS encoding HAAS domain-containing protein, translating to MGKTSFLKMLQTRMLSLGGSKEIVNQIVSEIAIKFDIGRARGKSDFDIINEIGSIESIAKSYSKRFGFERNDYSKKIKSNKIISILNKIETTDSSTSNLRDVFNSRNHGKNYTMIKNSKKIKSTDPKKSDKNSNFTILKVLGIILLIIIKLLFSGD from the coding sequence ATGGGCAAAACCAGTTTTTTAAAAATGTTACAAACTAGGATGCTTAGTCTAGGAGGATCAAAAGAAATTGTAAATCAAATAGTATCAGAAATTGCCATTAAATTTGATATTGGAAGAGCTAGGGGAAAAAGTGATTTTGATATTATAAATGAAATTGGTAGTATAGAGAGTATTGCTAAATCTTATTCTAAAAGATTTGGTTTTGAGAGGAATGACTACAGTAAGAAGATAAAATCCAATAAGATAATTAGTATCTTAAACAAAATAGAAACTACTGACTCATCTACAAGTAACCTGAGGGATGTTTTTAATAGCAGAAATCATGGTAAAAATTACACTATGATAAAAAATTCTAAAAAAATTAAGTCTACTGACCCTAAAAAATCTGATAAAAACAGTAATTTTACAATTTTAAAAGTATTAGGTATTATTTTACTGATAATTATTAAGTTATTATTTTCAGGAGATTAA
- a CDS encoding class I SAM-dependent methyltransferase produces the protein MLLLADRWNEYELLDMGNGEKLERWGDYVLRRPDPQVIWPFAKEWSLWKNPHGHYHRSDKGGGSWEVKKPYPEQWLINYGPLTFKIRPTGFKHTGLFPEQAANWDWMMEKIKRAKRPIKVLNLFAYTGGASVACAYAGAEVCHVDAAKGMVNWAKENLEASGLKDRKVRFIVDDVVKFVEREIRRGNKYDAIIMDPPSYGRGPKGEVWKIEEKLFEFVNLCMQVLSDNPLFFLINSYTTGFSPIVLENVLESTIEKKIKGGKIYAGEVGIPASRNGMILPCGIFGRWEK, from the coding sequence ATGTTATTATTAGCAGATAGATGGAATGAATATGAGCTTTTAGATATGGGAAATGGAGAAAAGTTAGAAAGATGGGGAGACTATGTATTAAGACGACCAGACCCACAGGTTATATGGCCTTTTGCAAAAGAATGGTCGCTTTGGAAAAATCCTCATGGACACTATCATAGAAGTGATAAAGGTGGTGGAAGCTGGGAAGTGAAGAAGCCTTATCCAGAACAGTGGTTGATAAATTATGGACCACTTACTTTTAAAATAAGGCCTACAGGATTCAAACATACGGGTTTATTTCCAGAGCAAGCAGCAAATTGGGATTGGATGATGGAAAAAATAAAAAGAGCAAAAAGACCAATAAAGGTTTTAAATTTATTTGCATATACAGGAGGAGCTAGTGTAGCTTGTGCATATGCAGGTGCAGAAGTTTGTCATGTGGACGCTGCCAAGGGTATGGTAAATTGGGCAAAAGAAAATTTGGAAGCATCCGGACTAAAAGATAGAAAAGTAAGATTTATAGTTGATGATGTTGTAAAATTTGTAGAAAGAGAAATTAGAAGAGGTAATAAGTACGATGCCATTATAATGGACCCACCTTCATACGGAAGAGGTCCAAAAGGAGAAGTTTGGAAAATAGAAGAAAAACTTTTTGAATTTGTAAATTTATGTATGCAAGTGCTATCAGATAATCCTCTATTTTTCTTAATAAACTCATATACAACAGGATTTTCACCTATAGTACTTGAAAATGTATTAGAATCCACTATAGAGAAAAAAATAAAAGGTGGAAAAATATATGCAGGAGAAGTAGGTATACCAGCTTCAAGAAATGGTATGATTCTACCATGTGGTATATTTGGTAGATGGGAAAAGTAA
- a CDS encoding RluA family pseudouridine synthase, translated as MDLKVIYEDNHLLVVEKPVNVLSQSDNTGEIDMISLCKDYIKEKYNKPGNVFIGLVHRLDRPVGGVMIFARTSKAASRLSNQVRTRKISKSYRAVIVGKCEKSGDYVDYLFKDKSKNMVKVVDKNYKGGKEAKLSYRLLDSQYSDKIKMTLSLVNIDLHTGRSHQIRVQFSSRKNPLFGDQRYSKYAIVGQQIGLWSYKMQVDHPTTKERMTFISEPPDIYPWNIFK; from the coding sequence ATGGATTTAAAGGTTATTTACGAAGACAATCATTTATTAGTAGTTGAAAAACCAGTAAATGTATTATCTCAGTCAGATAATACTGGTGAAATTGATATGATTAGTTTGTGTAAGGATTATATAAAAGAAAAATACAATAAACCTGGCAATGTTTTTATTGGGCTAGTGCATAGACTAGATAGACCAGTTGGAGGAGTAATGATATTTGCAAGAACTTCAAAGGCTGCTTCTAGACTATCTAATCAAGTTAGAACTAGAAAAATAAGTAAATCATACAGGGCCGTTATTGTAGGTAAATGTGAAAAATCTGGGGATTATGTTGATTATTTATTCAAAGATAAGTCTAAAAATATGGTTAAGGTTGTGGATAAAAATTACAAAGGTGGAAAAGAGGCAAAATTATCTTATAGACTACTAGATAGTCAGTATTCAGATAAAATTAAAATGACATTGTCTTTAGTTAATATAGACTTGCACACCGGTAGATCTCATCAAATAAGAGTACAGTTTTCATCTAGAAAAAATCCTCTATTTGGTGATCAGAGATATTCAAAATACGCAATAGTTGGACAGCAAATAGGATTATGGTCTTATAAAATGCAAGTTGATCATCCAACTACAAAGGAAAGAATGACATTTATTTCTGAACCTCCAGATATATATCCATGGAATATTTTTAAATAG
- a CDS encoding UPF0489 family protein has protein sequence MSAKKFNYGGFFIKEAVGNNAFSYDERENKKIYVPELIEANLSDVKLGNMPSFIEIEDGVENICTGLEYMYKIVEDKYSAKQIYLFDNHNQSFYFWCKALNENFINKGLKLLHVDQHKDTRPAENYEVDISNMNEVNRYTNEVLNVGSFIDPAMKLGIFSELFIVDSTYTLRNIVKGPYVLDLDLDFFSIDMDYIDYDEKIERVREYIGEASLITIATSPYFIEQERAIKALNDLLLI, from the coding sequence ATGAGTGCAAAAAAATTTAATTATGGAGGCTTTTTTATAAAAGAAGCTGTTGGAAACAACGCATTTTCCTATGATGAAAGAGAAAATAAAAAAATTTATGTGCCAGAATTAATAGAAGCAAATTTAAGTGATGTTAAATTGGGGAATATGCCATCGTTCATAGAGATTGAAGATGGAGTAGAAAATATATGTACAGGGCTCGAGTATATGTACAAAATTGTAGAAGATAAATATTCAGCCAAGCAAATATACTTATTCGACAACCACAATCAATCTTTTTATTTCTGGTGCAAGGCTTTAAATGAAAATTTTATAAATAAAGGTTTAAAACTATTGCATGTAGACCAGCATAAAGATACTAGACCAGCAGAAAACTATGAAGTAGATATAAGCAATATGAATGAAGTAAATAGATATACAAATGAAGTTCTAAATGTTGGATCTTTTATTGATCCAGCTATGAAATTGGGCATATTTTCAGAGTTATTTATAGTAGATTCTACTTATACACTTAGAAATATAGTAAAAGGACCATATGTATTAGATTTAGATTTAGATTTTTTCTCAATAGATATGGATTATATAGATTATGATGAAAAAATAGAAAGAGTAAGGGAATATATAGGTGAAGCTAGCTTGATTACTATTGCTACCAGCCCTTATTTTATAGAGCAAGAAAGAGCAATTAAGGCTCTAAATGACTTGTTATTAATATAG
- a CDS encoding SEC-C metal-binding domain-containing protein, whose amino-acid sequence MLYEKWKEVSENHENEQEEVKFWEEFLRSETNIYINVLNNKTQIIAGKVSDLAEKYGTSTVFFLGFLDGINESIEMSQDLEKIEEDTQINIKIDWEKLYYNMVDVEAHWLYNLKGWNEILDANLRKNIQKEHNKSKIVVKDDKIGRNDPCPCGSGKKYKKCCGK is encoded by the coding sequence ATGTTATACGAAAAGTGGAAAGAAGTAAGTGAAAATCATGAAAATGAACAAGAAGAAGTAAAGTTTTGGGAAGAATTTTTAAGGTCTGAAACTAATATTTATATAAATGTATTAAACAACAAAACTCAGATAATAGCAGGAAAAGTTTCTGATTTAGCAGAAAAATATGGAACGAGTACAGTATTTTTCCTAGGATTTTTAGATGGAATTAACGAGAGTATAGAAATGTCTCAAGATCTAGAAAAGATAGAGGAAGATACTCAGATAAATATAAAAATTGACTGGGAAAAACTATACTATAATATGGTAGACGTTGAAGCTCATTGGTTATACAACTTAAAGGGGTGGAATGAAATCTTAGATGCTAATCTTAGAAAGAATATACAAAAGGAACATAATAAGAGTAAAATAGTAGTAAAAGATGATAAAATAGGAAGAAACGACCCATGTCCATGTGGAAGTGGTAAAAAATATAAGAAATGTTGTGGTAAATAA
- a CDS encoding Veg family protein encodes MATTATLDNIRHTLEKYVGKKILLKANKGRKQIVTKQGVLETVYPSVFVIKVGHGEGGYERVAYSYSDLLTETVKIKVFKSNKVS; translated from the coding sequence TTGGCAACTACAGCGACATTGGACAATATCAGACATACTTTAGAAAAGTATGTGGGAAAGAAGATTTTGCTTAAAGCAAACAAAGGCAGAAAGCAGATCGTTACTAAACAGGGCGTTCTTGAAACAGTATATCCTAGTGTTTTCGTGATCAAAGTTGGTCATGGAGAAGGTGGATATGAAAGAGTAGCTTATAGCTATTCAGATTTATTGACTGAAACAGTAAAAATTAAGGTCTTTAAAAGTAATAAAGTTAGTTAA
- the ispE gene encoding 4-(cytidine 5'-diphospho)-2-C-methyl-D-erythritol kinase: MKSVRLKAKGKINLSIDIKGILEDGYHDVEMIMQSVDINDNIVIRKTSKDFRLVCSNPIIPVDDRNIMYKTWYLMKEKFDLKENIEIFLEKNIPIAAGMAGGSADSAAVFVGVNYLFNLGLSEDELMKLSELLGSDIAFCIQGGTSIAVGKGTSLEKISPLNEKIKIIVCKPDIFVSTKKVYNKFDEMNCQGYVFNRPNNKKIIKAIEINDIETLSYEMKNVLEEVTNKWTHQIDDIQEIMKSYNAQLTMMSGSGPTVFGFFNDERDLKKCSRELRKKYTQTYITKPTTKGVEICGNK; this comes from the coding sequence ATGAAATCTGTCAGATTAAAAGCTAAGGGTAAGATAAACCTATCTATTGATATAAAGGGCATATTGGAAGATGGTTACCATGATGTAGAGATGATAATGCAGTCAGTAGATATAAATGATAATATAGTAATTAGAAAAACATCAAAGGATTTTAGGTTAGTCTGTTCAAATCCAATAATACCAGTAGATGACAGAAATATTATGTATAAAACTTGGTATTTGATGAAGGAAAAATTCGATTTAAAAGAAAATATTGAAATTTTCCTTGAGAAAAATATACCGATTGCAGCTGGTATGGCAGGTGGTAGTGCTGATTCTGCAGCTGTGTTTGTCGGAGTGAATTACTTATTTAACTTAGGATTATCAGAAGATGAACTAATGAAACTATCTGAATTATTGGGATCAGATATAGCTTTTTGTATACAGGGAGGAACATCCATAGCTGTAGGAAAAGGAACAAGCTTAGAAAAAATTAGTCCCTTGAATGAAAAAATTAAAATTATAGTCTGTAAACCAGATATATTTGTATCTACAAAAAAAGTTTATAACAAATTTGATGAAATGAATTGCCAAGGATATGTATTCAATAGGCCTAATAATAAAAAAATAATAAAAGCTATAGAAATAAATGATATTGAAACATTATCTTATGAGATGAAAAATGTACTTGAAGAAGTCACAAATAAATGGACACACCAAATAGATGATATTCAAGAAATTATGAAATCATATAATGCTCAGCTGACAATGATGAGCGGAAGTGGACCGACTGTTTTTGGTTTTTTTAATGATGAAAGAGATTTAAAAAAATGTAGTAGAGAATTAAGAAAGAAATACACTCAAACTTATATAACTAAACCGACTACAAAGGGGGTTGAAATTTGTGGGAATAAATAG
- a CDS encoding GntR family transcriptional regulator translates to MGINRLKLDNYKPLRDVVFENIRGAIMEGVLKPGERLMEIQLAEQLGVSRTPVREAIRKLELEGLVIMLPRKGAYVADMSKKDLIDVLEVRLGLEGLAAYYAAERIRKDQIETLEKISEDLEKYVEQNDLENILKMDEYFHMLIFDASGNSRLKSMIISVWETVYRFRIKYMSDYNSAVNIVEEHKKLIEALKKGKGDLAEKLAREHIEKAEQFMIEQLMQDKTV, encoded by the coding sequence GTGGGAATAAATAGATTAAAATTGGATAATTATAAGCCACTTAGGGATGTAGTATTTGAAAATATTAGAGGGGCCATAATGGAAGGTGTATTAAAACCAGGGGAGAGATTGATGGAGATTCAATTGGCAGAACAACTTGGAGTTAGTAGAACACCGGTCAGAGAAGCCATTAGAAAACTTGAATTAGAAGGGCTAGTGATAATGTTACCTCGTAAAGGTGCTTATGTAGCTGATATGAGCAAAAAAGATTTAATAGATGTATTAGAAGTTAGACTTGGTTTAGAAGGTTTGGCAGCTTATTATGCAGCAGAAAGAATCAGAAAGGATCAAATAGAGACTTTAGAAAAAATTTCTGAGGACCTAGAAAAATATGTAGAGCAAAATGATTTAGAGAATATTTTAAAAATGGATGAATACTTTCATATGTTAATTTTTGACGCTTCAGGGAACAGTAGATTAAAATCAATGATAATATCAGTATGGGAGACTGTATACAGATTTAGAATAAAATATATGTCAGATTATAATTCTGCCGTAAATATTGTAGAAGAACACAAAAAGCTAATAGAGGCTTTAAAGAAAGGAAAGGGAGATCTTGCAGAAAAGCTTGCTAGAGAACATATAGAAAAGGCAGAGCAATTTATGATTGAACAGTTGATGCAAGATAAGACGGTGTAA
- the murI gene encoding glutamate racemase produces the protein MDNRPIGVFDSGLGGLTVLKEINKYLENEDTIYFGDTARVPYGPRSKETIIKYTFQAINFLITKNVKAIVIACNTATARALSEARIQFTIPIVGVIEPGAKTASEYTKNNIVGVIGTAGTISSKAYVKAINRRNPDIKVIAKACPLFVPLVEEGWANKEISSVAAHMYLDELVEQGVDSIVLGCTHYPILKRTIGEAVGMDVKLINPAKETALYLKKILEENNMETQSTIKGKCQYYVSDINEQFEEVASEFLKREIEGLKKVEIHKY, from the coding sequence ATGGATAACAGACCAATAGGAGTTTTCGATTCTGGTTTGGGGGGACTAACAGTTCTAAAGGAAATAAATAAATATTTAGAGAACGAAGATACTATTTATTTTGGAGATACAGCAAGAGTACCATATGGACCTAGATCAAAGGAAACTATAATAAAATATACTTTTCAAGCAATAAACTTTTTAATTACTAAAAATGTGAAGGCTATTGTAATAGCTTGCAATACGGCTACAGCAAGAGCATTGTCAGAAGCTAGAATTCAATTCACAATACCAATAGTTGGGGTAATTGAGCCAGGTGCAAAAACAGCAAGTGAATATACAAAGAATAATATAGTAGGAGTAATAGGAACAGCGGGAACAATTAGCTCAAAAGCATATGTAAAGGCTATTAATAGAAGAAATCCAGATATAAAAGTAATAGCGAAGGCCTGTCCACTTTTTGTACCATTAGTAGAAGAAGGGTGGGCAAACAAAGAAATATCATCTGTTGCTGCTCATATGTATTTAGATGAGCTAGTAGAACAGGGGGTGGATTCCATAGTTCTTGGTTGTACCCATTATCCAATTTTAAAGAGAACAATTGGCGAAGCTGTAGGTATGGATGTAAAACTAATAAATCCAGCAAAGGAAACAGCTCTCTATCTGAAGAAAATCTTAGAAGAAAATAATATGGAGACTCAATCAACAATAAAAGGTAAATGTCAGTATTATGTATCTGATATCAATGAGCAATTTGAAGAAGTAGCAAGTGAGTTTTTGAAAAGAGAAATAGAAGGATTGAAAAAAGTAGAAATACATAAATACTAA